A genomic region of Sphingobacteriales bacterium contains the following coding sequences:
- a CDS encoding porin has protein sequence MRKSLFISLLAWVITCSTAYAQEKKVEDKVPSTYKPLKINLNEDGTEYIRFITWLQMWTTATSLNPGTVGLDGKAQSSSMDVGIRRSRLLILAQLNSKWLILTHFGINNQSFINGGVSGTDGKKPQLYVHDAWTEYTVVPKKLNIGVGLHYWNGVSRMASASTLNFMTLDAPVFNWFTIETNDQFARQLGIYAKGQLGKLDYRLALNKPFANGANPYLATTANTGIAKNAISDDFAQAGYFKYMFKDAESDLLPFEVGSYLGAKKVFNVGVGFYHHPNSVYTKNDAVQDSVVTSATTVLGADVYYDAPVGSKGSSVNVYGLFQSMDYGDKYLRNIGILNTSTTLGTATQLGNDSANASVFGAGNVQPTLGTGSLMYVQLGYKFPKKKRCGFYALSDLYLQKF, from the coding sequence ATGAGAAAATCGCTATTCATCTCGCTCTTGGCTTGGGTTATCACCTGCTCTACTGCCTACGCACAAGAAAAAAAAGTAGAGGATAAAGTACCTTCTACTTACAAACCACTGAAAATCAACTTAAACGAAGATGGTACAGAGTACATTCGTTTTATTACATGGCTGCAAATGTGGACAACCGCCACGAGCCTCAATCCGGGGACGGTGGGTTTAGACGGCAAAGCGCAAAGTTCTTCGATGGACGTGGGCATACGCCGTTCGCGCCTATTGATTTTGGCACAACTCAATTCCAAATGGCTCATTCTCACACATTTTGGTATCAACAATCAGAGTTTCATCAATGGTGGTGTCAGTGGTACTGACGGCAAAAAGCCGCAATTGTATGTTCACGATGCCTGGACAGAATATACCGTAGTGCCCAAAAAATTGAATATTGGTGTGGGCTTGCACTACTGGAATGGTGTATCGCGTATGGCAAGTGCCTCTACATTAAATTTTATGACCTTAGACGCTCCTGTTTTCAATTGGTTCACCATTGAAACCAATGACCAGTTTGCACGCCAACTCGGTATTTATGCCAAAGGTCAATTGGGCAAATTAGATTATCGCTTGGCTCTCAACAAACCTTTTGCCAACGGCGCAAATCCTTATTTGGCAACCACCGCCAATACCGGTATCGCAAAAAATGCTATTTCGGACGATTTTGCACAGGCAGGCTACTTTAAATATATGTTTAAAGATGCCGAAAGCGATTTACTGCCTTTTGAGGTAGGTTCTTATTTGGGTGCAAAAAAAGTATTCAATGTGGGTGTGGGCTTTTATCATCACCCCAATTCGGTATATACCAAAAATGATGCAGTGCAGGACTCCGTTGTTACGTCGGCAACTACGGTATTGGGTGCTGATGTATATTATGATGCACCGGTGGGCAGCAAAGGAAGTTCAGTGAATGTATATGGTTTGTTTCAGAGTATGGACTATGGCGACAAATACTTGCGCAACATCGGTATTCTGAACACATCTACTACTTTGGGCACTGCCACACAACTTGGCAACGACTCTGCCAATGCCAGTGTTTTCGGTGCGGGCAATGTGCAGCCCACTTTGGGCACAGGCTCTTTGATGTATGTGCAATTAGGCTATAAATTTCCAAAAAAAAAAAGGTGCGGCTTTTATGCCTTATCTGACCTATACCTACAAAAATTTTGA
- a CDS encoding MFS transporter, with protein MTEHKKSSMFSIISASSVGTMIEWYDFYIFGSLATIISTKFFPSGNPTAAFLSTLATFAAGFVVRPFGALVFGRLGDLIGRKYTFMVTLLLMGGATFLIGCVPSYESIGFVAPLLVLLLRLLQGLALGGEYGGAATYVAEHSPAESRGYMTSWIQTTATIGLLVSLLVIAFTKSSMSEESFSDWGWRVPFWVSIFMVGVSYLIRRNMSESPLFAKVKAEGKTSVNPLKESFGHKLNMKYVLLALLGVVMGQGVVWYTGQFYAMSFIEKTMNVNADNVRQIMLWALCLATPFFLVFGWLSDKIGRKWIMMLGMLLAVLSYRTIYSNMYNTTDLKNKSEIAEKTVSLAELKDNTKNKTGGKDSVFTITKAFTDGTTYKEVKIVTLDNGKAALKDGKPMTEVKKTININDSDKWSLIWWVFIQVIFVTMVYGPVAAFLVELFPVKIRYTSMSLPYHIGNGIFGGLLPAIATFLVTNAKNNNDPQFYLEGLWYPILVASICFVIGSIYVTGRDTDVND; from the coding sequence ATGACAGAGCATAAAAAAAGTTCAATGTTCAGTATCATATCCGCTTCGTCGGTAGGTACAATGATTGAATGGTACGACTTCTATATTTTCGGAAGTTTAGCTACAATTATCTCCACTAAATTTTTTCCGAGCGGAAACCCAACAGCCGCTTTTCTTTCCACACTTGCCACCTTTGCGGCGGGTTTTGTGGTACGTCCTTTCGGGGCTTTGGTTTTTGGGCGTTTGGGTGATTTGATAGGCAGAAAATACACTTTTATGGTGACACTGCTGCTCATGGGCGGTGCTACCTTTTTGATAGGCTGTGTGCCAAGCTACGAAAGCATCGGTTTTGTTGCGCCTTTATTGGTGCTGCTGTTGCGTTTGTTGCAGGGTTTGGCATTGGGCGGCGAATACGGCGGTGCAGCCACTTATGTTGCCGAGCACTCGCCCGCCGAAAGTCGCGGCTATATGACTTCGTGGATACAAACAACAGCCACCATCGGCTTGTTGGTATCTTTGTTGGTCATTGCCTTTACCAAAAGTTCTATGAGCGAAGAAAGTTTTAGCGATTGGGGTTGGCGTGTGCCTTTTTGGGTTTCTATATTCATGGTGGGAGTATCGTATTTAATTCGCAGAAACATGAGCGAATCGCCCTTATTTGCCAAAGTAAAAGCCGAAGGAAAAACCTCCGTCAATCCTTTAAAAGAAAGCTTTGGACACAAACTCAACATGAAATATGTGCTGTTGGCTTTGCTGGGTGTGGTAATGGGGCAAGGGGTAGTTTGGTACACCGGACAATTTTATGCAATGAGTTTTATTGAAAAAACAATGAACGTAAATGCCGACAATGTGCGCCAGATTATGTTGTGGGCTTTGTGTTTAGCTACGCCGTTTTTTTTGGTTTTCGGTTGGTTGTCGGACAAAATCGGCAGAAAATGGATTATGATGCTGGGTATGTTGTTGGCAGTATTATCATATCGCACTATTTATTCCAACATGTACAACACCACCGATTTAAAAAACAAAAGTGAAATAGCCGAAAAAACGGTTTCGCTGGCAGAATTAAAAGACAATACAAAAAACAAAACAGGCGGCAAAGATTCGGTATTTACTATAACAAAGGCATTTACGGACGGCACCACCTACAAAGAAGTAAAAATTGTGACTTTGGACAATGGCAAAGCCGCATTGAAAGACGGCAAACCGATGACCGAAGTGAAAAAAACCATCAATATCAACGACTCAGACAAATGGAGTTTGATTTGGTGGGTATTCATACAAGTAATTTTTGTAACGATGGTATATGGTCCTGTGGCAGCCTTTTTGGTGGAGCTATTTCCGGTTAAAATCCGCTACACCTCCATGTCTTTACCGTATCACATTGGCAATGGTATTTTTGGCGGTTTGCTGCCGGCAATTGCGACTTTTTTGGTAACAAATGCCAAAAATAACAACGACCCCCAATTTTATTTAGAGGGGCTGTGGTATCCGATATTGGTGGCAAGTATATGTTTTGTTATAGGCTCTATTTATGTAACGGGCAGAGATACCGATGTCAACGACTAA
- a CDS encoding HAMP domain-containing histidine kinase, protein MFKNFDKNGGADIPEDVIQVLTEKQNIKLMNKELVRNQEALKRATVQLQEANEKMKKIDAAKDEFLHTITHELRTPLTSIRALSEIVLDNPHLEAEERQHFIQVVVKEAERLSHLINQVLRLEKIESEMYRLNYSVFDFSQLIKEATEALEGIITQKQATLNYTPLPTACNIEADKDLLMQVLQNLLSNAIKHNHQAQPLIAVRLLDKETYWECSISDNGPGIDPQVGNAIFDKYLQVRSTVKKNKPEGSGLGLAITKKIIELHRGKIDYYNNPEIGLTFFFTIPKQQQPSSTLSNLQ, encoded by the coding sequence TTGTTTAAAAATTTTGATAAAAACGGCGGAGCAGATATACCCGAAGATGTGATTCAGGTGCTGACCGAAAAACAAAATATAAAATTGATGAATAAAGAGTTGGTGCGCAATCAGGAAGCACTCAAACGCGCCACTGTACAATTGCAGGAAGCCAACGAAAAGATGAAAAAAATAGATGCTGCCAAAGATGAATTTTTGCATACCATTACCCACGAGCTGCGCACACCGCTCACTTCCATTCGCGCATTGTCGGAAATAGTATTGGATAATCCGCACTTAGAAGCCGAAGAACGGCAACACTTTATCCAAGTGGTGGTAAAAGAAGCAGAACGCCTTTCGCATCTTATCAATCAGGTGTTGCGTTTGGAAAAAATAGAATCCGAAATGTACCGCCTCAATTACAGTGTTTTTGATTTTTCACAATTAATAAAAGAAGCAACAGAAGCATTGGAGGGCATCATTACGCAAAAGCAAGCGACATTGAACTACACCCCTTTGCCGACAGCTTGTAATATAGAGGCAGATAAAGATTTATTGATGCAGGTGCTTCAAAATTTATTGTCCAATGCCATCAAGCACAATCATCAGGCGCAGCCGCTGATAGCGGTGAGGCTACTTGATAAAGAGACCTATTGGGAATGTAGCATCAGCGACAACGGACCCGGGATTGACCCTCAAGTAGGCAATGCCATTTTTGACAAATATTTGCAAGTACGCAGCACTGTTAAAAAAAACAAACCCGAAGGCAGCGGTTTAGGTTTGGCAATTACAAAAAAAATCATAGAATTGCATCGGGGAAAAATAGATTATTACAATAATCCCGAAATTGGATTAACTTTCTTTTTCACCATACCCAAACAACAACAGCCCTCATCAACTTTATCCAACTTACAATAG